From the genome of Haemophilus parainfluenzae, one region includes:
- the hldE gene encoding bifunctional D-glycero-beta-D-manno-heptose-7-phosphate kinase/D-glycero-beta-D-manno-heptose 1-phosphate adenylyltransferase HldE, producing MAQYSANFNQAKVLVLGDVMLDRYWFGATNRISPEAPVPVVRVQDNEERAGGAANVAMNIASLNVPVQILGLIGQDETGTALTNLLQHQKIDCNFVALDTHPTITKLRILSRHQQLLRLDFEEDFQNVECHELLAKLEAEVKNFGALVLSDYGKGTLKDVQKMIQIARKANVPVLIDPKGTDFERYRGATLLTPNMSEFEAVVGKCSSEEEIIEKGLKLISDIELTALLVTRSEKGMTLLRPNQEPFHLPTVAKEVFDVTGAGDTVISVLATSLADGRSFEESCYLANVAAGIVVGKLGTSTVSTVELENAIHGRSETGFGIMSESQLKIAVAHAKARGEKIVMTNGCFDILHPGHVSYLENARKLGDRLIVAVNTDDSVKRLKGESRPINNLNARMAVLAGLASVDWVVSFDEDTPQRLIGDILPDLLVKGGDYKPEEIAGSKEVWANGGDVRVLNFENGCSTTNVIEKIKALKD from the coding sequence ATGGCTCAATATTCTGCCAATTTTAATCAAGCAAAAGTATTAGTGTTAGGCGATGTCATGCTTGACCGTTACTGGTTTGGTGCAACTAATCGTATTTCACCGGAAGCACCGGTTCCTGTGGTTAGAGTACAAGATAATGAAGAGCGTGCAGGTGGTGCAGCAAACGTGGCGATGAATATTGCTTCTCTTAATGTCCCTGTGCAAATTTTAGGTTTAATTGGTCAAGATGAAACAGGCACAGCCTTAACCAATTTATTACAACATCAAAAAATTGATTGTAATTTTGTGGCATTGGATACTCACCCAACTATTACGAAATTACGCATTTTGTCTCGTCACCAACAATTACTTCGTTTGGATTTTGAAGAAGATTTCCAAAATGTGGAATGTCATGAGTTGCTTGCGAAATTAGAAGCCGAAGTGAAAAACTTTGGTGCGTTAGTGCTTTCTGATTACGGTAAAGGCACGTTAAAAGATGTGCAAAAGATGATCCAAATCGCACGCAAAGCGAACGTACCCGTGTTGATCGATCCAAAAGGTACAGATTTTGAACGTTATCGTGGTGCGACTTTACTGACACCAAATATGTCAGAGTTTGAAGCGGTGGTAGGTAAATGCAGTTCTGAAGAAGAAATCATTGAGAAAGGTTTAAAATTAATTTCAGACATTGAATTGACCGCACTTTTAGTGACGCGCTCTGAAAAAGGCATGACATTACTTCGTCCAAATCAAGAACCGTTTCATCTACCAACTGTTGCAAAAGAAGTATTCGATGTAACGGGGGCGGGCGATACCGTAATCAGTGTATTAGCAACTTCACTTGCAGATGGTCGTTCTTTTGAAGAATCTTGCTATTTAGCTAATGTGGCGGCAGGTATTGTGGTCGGTAAATTGGGTACATCAACCGTTTCTACGGTGGAATTAGAGAATGCAATCCATGGCCGTTCTGAAACAGGCTTTGGTATTATGTCAGAAAGCCAATTAAAAATTGCGGTAGCTCATGCTAAAGCGCGCGGTGAGAAAATTGTAATGACAAACGGTTGTTTTGACATTCTTCACCCTGGCCATGTGTCTTATTTAGAAAATGCTCGCAAACTTGGCGATCGTTTAATTGTTGCCGTGAATACGGATGATTCAGTCAAACGCTTAAAAGGTGAAAGTCGTCCAATTAACAATCTGAATGCACGTATGGCAGTATTGGCAGGCTTAGCCTCTGTGGATTGGGTGGTTTCTTTTGATGAAGATACACCACAACGTTTAATCGGCGATATTTTACCGGATTTATTGGTGAAAGGCGGCGATTACAAACCAGAAGAGATTGCTGGCAGTAAAGAAGTGTGGGCGAACGGCGGCGATGTTCGCGTATTGAATTTCGAAAATGGCTGTTCAACTACGAACGTAATTGAGAAAATTAAAGCGCTGAAAGATTAA
- a CDS encoding peptide ABC transporter substrate-binding protein: MDNSFFTWLKSAVIFGIVFGLSGCDKLNSPKSTNAAAEEQPTQSQSIEQENTSKPSRTLLTRAFTHSPSFEPWFVRYPEQENLLRDLYEGLTAYDQEGRIVPGIAESWQTKDNKTWIFTLREGLRWSNGEPLVAQDVMLSWQALSQSNSPLRSYLAYLNLKNAKGVLEKNKPFKSLGIYAENDRTLRIELDKPTPYLPEMLAHISLVPQYSDPDSPVTNGAYMIESESVRSIHLAKNPYYWQKNNVAFERVAYLPFVAPKLAEFDVVVDMPEVHSDLQHFPQLCGYFYEFNLKDPKVAKADVRKAIASLVSVTNIVNNEIPAAIPSSYFLPKAMLNGQDSRWEPVVAEQLLAQNKIDERHPLHLNMLYDDAPLHVNIAQRLVGQLTQSDMLRVDAQPVNWQTLQMKRQKGDFQVIRSGWCADFNHPMAFLGLFYSKSPDNKNGYANAEYDQLFEQALQSLNEKERSEIYLKLSEKIQQENLALPLFQYTTPVYLSPTIMGAKKNPVGVIYSKDLWRKVES; this comes from the coding sequence ATGGATAATTCTTTCTTTACTTGGCTTAAAAGTGCGGTCATTTTCGGTATCGTTTTTGGATTGAGTGGTTGTGATAAATTAAACAGTCCTAAATCTACAAACGCGGCAGCAGAAGAGCAACCAACACAAAGTCAGTCTATCGAACAAGAAAATACATCAAAACCGAGTAGGACTTTACTGACTCGGGCGTTTACTCATTCTCCTTCTTTTGAGCCTTGGTTTGTGCGTTATCCTGAACAAGAAAACTTATTGCGCGATTTATATGAAGGCTTAACGGCTTATGATCAGGAAGGACGAATCGTGCCTGGTATCGCAGAAAGTTGGCAAACAAAAGATAACAAAACTTGGATCTTTACCTTGCGTGAAGGGCTTCGTTGGTCAAACGGTGAACCTTTAGTTGCTCAGGATGTCATGCTTTCTTGGCAAGCATTGTCTCAATCAAATAGTCCATTAAGATCTTATTTGGCTTATCTTAATCTAAAAAATGCGAAAGGCGTTTTAGAAAAAAATAAACCTTTTAAGAGCTTAGGCATTTATGCAGAAAATGACCGCACTTTACGTATTGAGCTTGATAAACCAACACCGTATTTGCCGGAAATGTTGGCGCATATTAGCCTTGTGCCACAATATAGTGATCCTGATTCCCCTGTGACTAATGGGGCTTATATGATCGAAAGTGAAAGTGTGAGAAGCATACACTTAGCGAAAAACCCCTATTATTGGCAGAAAAATAATGTCGCTTTTGAACGCGTAGCCTATTTGCCTTTTGTTGCACCTAAATTGGCTGAATTTGATGTGGTGGTTGATATGCCGGAAGTACACTCAGATCTTCAGCATTTTCCGCAGCTTTGTGGATATTTTTATGAATTTAATCTGAAAGATCCTAAAGTTGCTAAGGCCGATGTGCGTAAGGCGATTGCGTCGTTGGTCTCTGTCACTAATATTGTGAATAATGAGATTCCAGCAGCAATTCCGAGTTCGTATTTTTTACCGAAAGCCATGTTAAATGGACAAGACTCAAGATGGGAGCCCGTTGTTGCCGAGCAATTATTGGCTCAAAATAAAATTGATGAAAGACATCCATTGCATTTAAATATGCTTTATGATGATGCGCCATTGCATGTGAATATCGCGCAGCGCTTAGTGGGGCAATTGACTCAATCAGATATGTTGCGCGTGGATGCTCAACCAGTCAATTGGCAAACATTACAAATGAAACGCCAAAAAGGTGATTTTCAAGTCATTCGTTCTGGCTGGTGTGCAGATTTCAATCATCCGATGGCATTCTTGGGGTTGTTCTATTCTAAAAGTCCTGATAATAAAAATGGCTATGCCAATGCAGAATACGATCAACTTTTTGAGCAAGCATTGCAAAGCTTAAATGAAAAAGAGCGGTCAGAAATTTACTTAAAATTAAGTGAGAAGATCCAACAGGAAAACCTTGCTTTACCGCTTTTCCAATACACCACGCCAGTTTATCTTTCTCCAACTATTATGGGGGCGAAGAAAAATCCAGTGGGCGTTATTTACAGTAAGGATCTATGGCGAAAAGTTGAAAGCTAA
- a CDS encoding MerR family transcriptional regulator: protein MLKMNDLVKLSQTPKSTVLYYVKEGLLPEPVKDKPNFHLYDEYCVELLSFIKYLQSNFNATISQIKALFAHPSFDWNNPYESLIGLLDIIMGAENEVFSVEQLSAEFHLSAEQIEDMVAEGLLNPREGIFTAKERDILAILARCDEAEMDVVKAYLAAAKMLAEKEVNVTLAALANSEQKDEKLKHLFDLLLVLKPYLLNMKTFNLYQAESAK, encoded by the coding sequence ATGTTAAAAATGAATGATTTGGTTAAGCTCAGTCAGACACCAAAATCCACGGTGCTGTACTATGTGAAAGAAGGTTTGTTGCCAGAACCAGTAAAAGATAAACCGAATTTTCATCTTTATGATGAATATTGTGTAGAGCTGCTCAGCTTTATTAAATATTTACAAAGCAATTTCAATGCGACGATTTCACAAATTAAAGCACTTTTTGCTCATCCTAGTTTTGATTGGAATAATCCTTATGAAAGCCTTATTGGATTATTAGACATTATCATGGGGGCTGAAAATGAAGTATTTTCAGTCGAGCAGCTCTCTGCAGAATTTCATCTTTCCGCTGAACAAATAGAAGACATGGTAGCGGAAGGCTTATTGAATCCTCGTGAAGGCATTTTTACAGCAAAAGAACGTGATATTTTGGCGATCTTAGCTCGTTGTGATGAAGCCGAAATGGATGTGGTGAAAGCTTATTTGGCCGCTGCGAAAATGTTAGCGGAAAAAGAGGTGAATGTGACTTTAGCGGCATTAGCCAATAGCGAACAAAAAGATGAAAAATTAAAACACTTATTTGATTTATTGTTAGTGTTAAAACCGTATCTCTTGAATATGAAAACCTTTAATCTTTATCAAGCGGAGAGTGCGAAATGA
- a CDS encoding Kdo(2)-lipid IV(A) acyltransferase, with the protein MKNEKLPQFQPYFLAPKYWGFWLGVAIWRSLLLLPYPILRHIGNGLGWLFSKLKVGKRRAAIARRNLELCFPEMPVQEREAILQENLRAVGMAIIETGMAWFWSDARIKKWSKIEGLNYLKENAQDGIIFVGVHFLTLELGARIVGLHHPGVGVYRPNDNPVLDWLQIKGRLRSNKDMLNRKDLRGMLKALRKGETIWYAPDHDYGRKNAVFVPFFAVKEAATTTGSYYLLKSAPNCKVVPFAPLRNKNGSGYTVSISPPVDFSDLSDETAIAARMNKVVEKEILKDVEQYMWLHRRFKTRPTEDEPSLYS; encoded by the coding sequence ATGAAAAACGAAAAACTCCCTCAATTTCAACCGTACTTTCTAGCCCCTAAATACTGGGGATTTTGGCTTGGTGTGGCGATTTGGCGAAGCCTTTTGTTACTTCCCTATCCAATTCTACGTCATATCGGCAATGGCTTAGGCTGGCTTTTCTCAAAATTAAAAGTGGGAAAACGTCGTGCGGCGATTGCCCGTCGAAATCTTGAGCTCTGCTTCCCTGAAATGCCCGTTCAAGAACGTGAAGCCATTTTGCAAGAAAACTTACGTGCTGTTGGAATGGCAATTATTGAAACCGGCATGGCATGGTTTTGGTCTGATGCGCGCATTAAAAAATGGTCAAAAATTGAAGGATTAAATTATTTAAAAGAAAATGCCCAAGACGGCATTATCTTTGTTGGTGTCCATTTTCTTACGCTTGAATTAGGCGCGCGTATTGTGGGATTACATCATCCTGGCGTAGGCGTTTATCGTCCAAATGACAATCCAGTACTGGATTGGTTGCAAATTAAAGGTCGTTTACGTTCAAACAAAGATATGCTGAACCGAAAAGATCTGCGTGGTATGCTCAAAGCCTTACGCAAAGGTGAAACTATTTGGTATGCGCCTGATCATGATTACGGACGAAAAAATGCCGTATTTGTGCCTTTTTTTGCTGTAAAAGAAGCGGCTACCACAACGGGTAGTTATTATCTGCTTAAATCTGCACCAAATTGTAAAGTCGTCCCTTTTGCTCCATTGCGTAATAAAAACGGCTCAGGCTATACGGTCAGTATTTCTCCACCAGTAGATTTTTCTGATCTTTCAGATGAAACAGCAATCGCTGCAAGAATGAATAAAGTCGTGGAAAAAGAAATCTTAAAAGATGTGGAACAATACATGTGGCTACACCGCCGATTTAAAACGCGTCCAACTGAGGATGAACCAAGTTTGTATTCATAA
- the rpsO gene encoding 30S ribosomal protein S15 — protein sequence MSLSTEKKAAIVAEFGRDAKDTGSSEVQIALLTAQINHLQAHFAEHKKDHHGRRGLLRMVSRRRKLLDYLKRTDLALYQSTIARLGLRR from the coding sequence ATGTCTCTAAGTACTGAAAAAAAAGCAGCAATCGTTGCTGAATTTGGTCGCGATGCGAAAGATACTGGTTCTTCTGAAGTTCAAATCGCATTATTAACTGCACAAATCAACCACTTACAAGCTCACTTTGCTGAGCACAAAAAAGACCACCATGGTCGTCGTGGTTTATTACGTATGGTTTCTCGTCGTCGTAAACTTTTAGACTACTTAAAACGTACTGATCTTGCTTTATACCAAAGCACTATCGCTCGTTTAGGTTTACGTCGCTAA
- a CDS encoding YbaN family protein, with translation MYVVLGFISLILGVIGIFLPILPTTPFLLLTLYSFAKGSSRLEQWFLGTKLYQKHLKSFNERRALTKKAKISILTFSTTMLLIGFYFTPSVVGRTIIAILIAVKYWFFFFWIKTEDVENG, from the coding sequence ATGTATGTTGTTCTTGGATTCATTTCTTTAATATTAGGTGTTATTGGTATTTTTTTACCTATTCTTCCGACAACACCTTTTTTACTGCTTACACTTTATTCTTTTGCGAAAGGTTCTTCTCGTTTAGAACAATGGTTTTTAGGGACGAAGCTTTATCAAAAGCACCTAAAATCCTTTAATGAACGTCGTGCATTAACAAAAAAAGCAAAAATTTCTATTCTAACCTTTTCAACTACGATGCTTTTAATTGGCTTTTACTTTACTCCAAGTGTAGTGGGGCGAACGATCATTGCCATTTTAATTGCGGTAAAATATTGGTTCTTTTTCTTTTGGATTAAAACAGAAGACGTTGAAAATGGATAA
- the prlC gene encoding oligopeptidase A, which yields MSNPLLHIEGLPPFSQIKPEHIQPAIQKLIEENRQAIEQVLKQPHFTWENFIEPLSEAGEHLSRAWSPISHLNSVKNSPELRDAYQACLPLLSEYSTWVGQHEGLYNAYLSLKNSPEFATYSVAQKKAIENALRDFELSGIGLSEEKQKRYGEIVARLSELSAQFSNNVLDATMGWEKVIEDESELAGLPESALLAAKQSAESKGLKGYRFTLEIPSYLPIMTYCENAALREEMYRAYATRASDQGPNAGKWDNTAIIEEIMTLRVELAKLLGFNTYTERSLATKMAENPQQVLDFLNNLADRSKAQGEKELAELKAYCEKEFGVTELAPWDISFYSEKQKQHLYAINDEELRPYFPEDRVISGLFELIKRIFNIRAVERFGVDTWHKNVRFFDLIDETGEVRGSFYLDLYARENKRGGAWMDDCIGRKRNADGSSQKPVAYLTCNFNAPIGDKPALFTHDEVTTLFHEFGHGIHHMLTKVDVPDVAGINGVPWDAVELPSQFMENWCWEKEALDFISGHFETHEPLPEEKLNQLLKAKNYQAAMFVLRQLEFGLFDFTLHHTFEPGKANQVLDTLKAVKDKVAVIKGVEWARTPHSFSHIFAGGYAAGYYSYLWAEVLSADAFSRFEEEGIFNPVTGKSFLDEILTRGGSEEPMVLFKRFRGREPQLDALLRHKGIAN from the coding sequence ATGTCTAATCCATTACTTCATATTGAAGGCTTACCTCCGTTTTCTCAAATCAAACCAGAACATATTCAACCGGCAATCCAAAAACTCATCGAAGAAAATCGTCAAGCCATTGAACAAGTTCTAAAACAACCGCACTTTACTTGGGAAAACTTTATTGAACCCCTTTCTGAAGCAGGCGAACACCTAAGCCGTGCTTGGTCTCCCATCTCCCATTTAAATTCAGTTAAAAACAGCCCTGAATTACGTGATGCGTACCAAGCCTGCTTACCACTACTCTCTGAATACAGCACTTGGGTAGGCCAACACGAAGGGTTATACAATGCCTATTTATCCTTAAAAAATAGCCCTGAATTTGCCACTTATTCAGTGGCGCAAAAGAAAGCCATTGAAAATGCACTACGTGATTTTGAGCTTTCAGGTATCGGTTTATCTGAAGAAAAACAAAAACGTTATGGTGAGATTGTTGCTCGCTTATCTGAATTAAGCGCACAATTTAGCAATAATGTACTCGATGCCACCATGGGCTGGGAAAAAGTCATTGAAGATGAAAGTGAATTAGCAGGTCTTCCTGAATCGGCATTACTTGCAGCAAAACAATCTGCTGAAAGCAAAGGCTTAAAAGGCTATCGCTTTACGCTAGAAATCCCAAGTTATTTGCCAATCATGACCTATTGCGAAAATGCAGCACTACGCGAAGAAATGTATCGTGCTTATGCAACTCGCGCTTCTGATCAAGGTCCAAACGCAGGTAAATGGGATAACACAGCGATCATTGAAGAAATCATGACGTTACGCGTGGAACTAGCGAAACTGCTAGGTTTCAATACCTATACTGAACGCTCACTTGCGACCAAAATGGCAGAAAATCCACAACAAGTGTTAGATTTCTTAAATAACCTTGCAGATCGTTCAAAAGCGCAAGGTGAGAAAGAATTAGCGGAACTTAAAGCTTATTGTGAAAAAGAATTTGGCGTAACGGAACTTGCCCCTTGGGATATCAGTTTCTATTCTGAAAAACAAAAACAACATTTATATGCGATCAATGATGAAGAACTTCGTCCTTATTTCCCTGAAGATCGCGTTATTTCGGGCTTATTTGAATTAATTAAACGTATTTTTAATATTCGTGCAGTTGAACGTTTTGGCGTAGATACTTGGCATAAAAATGTGCGTTTCTTTGATTTAATTGATGAAACGGGAGAAGTACGCGGCAGTTTCTATCTCGATCTTTATGCGCGCGAAAATAAACGTGGCGGCGCATGGATGGATGATTGTATCGGCAGAAAACGCAATGCCGACGGTTCAAGTCAAAAACCTGTTGCCTATTTAACCTGTAACTTCAATGCACCTATTGGTGATAAACCTGCACTATTCACCCATGATGAAGTCACGACTCTCTTCCATGAGTTTGGTCACGGCATTCACCATATGCTCACCAAAGTTGATGTGCCTGATGTTGCGGGTATCAATGGTGTTCCTTGGGATGCAGTAGAACTTCCAAGTCAATTTATGGAAAACTGGTGTTGGGAAAAAGAAGCCCTTGATTTTATCTCTGGTCACTTTGAAACGCACGAACCGTTACCAGAAGAAAAATTAAATCAACTTCTCAAAGCGAAAAACTACCAAGCAGCGATGTTTGTGTTACGTCAGCTTGAATTTGGCTTGTTTGATTTTACCCTTCATCATACTTTTGAACCAGGCAAAGCTAATCAAGTACTTGATACCTTAAAAGCAGTGAAAGATAAAGTTGCCGTAATTAAAGGCGTTGAATGGGCAAGAACACCACATAGCTTTAGCCATATCTTTGCTGGCGGTTACGCAGCCGGTTATTACAGCTACTTATGGGCTGAAGTGTTATCTGCAGATGCATTCTCTCGCTTTGAAGAAGAAGGAATTTTCAATCCAGTTACCGGTAAATCTTTCTTGGATGAAATTCTCACTCGCGGTGGCTCTGAAGAACCAATGGTCTTATTCAAACGCTTCCGTGGACGTGAACCTCAATTAGACGCATTACTTCGTCATAAAGGCATTGCGAACTAA
- a CDS encoding acyl-[ACP]--phospholipid O-acyltransferase, whose protein sequence is MKLLKYAGFVPYLAIAFINASVDLAHKITIQNVLLKSFSGESLVILTALINAMILLPFIFLFSPSAFINDKFSRTNVIRYSSLAAVLISAGILLSYMTGMFAISFVLTLILAAQSAVYSPAKYSIIKSIVGTENIGMANGVIQALTIVAILFSSFVFSFFFEAHYVASDDPNEVLQSVWVIGVALVLLSALEAYFAFKIPFFKQEAENTDGQFDMRKYLSLGYLKDNVRTLKADQNIWLSVIGLSLFWGVSQIIVAAFPAHYKAMFNEDNAIVIQAILAVSGIGLALGSYLAGRASRLHIELGIVPLGALGICVSLFFLTLAQSGVVLALCSFVFGFSGGLLIVPLNATIQYFAPEKISGKIMAGNNFVQNVFMVVFLLLSIVFVQLNVSTQGLFLVTSVACFAASLYTMSKVPHLFTRLFLLFALKANYRFHVDGLKNLPQSGGVLLLGNHISWIDWLVLQAASPRAIKFVMYRPIYNKWYLTWFFRIFKVIPIGGGSSRESIETIREYLARGEVVALFPEGHISYNGQINEFQKGFEYVLKDLENVTTVPFYLRGLWGSSFSRADSFYKNLTKRQGKREILVAFGKPIHGFIDATAMKQKVLELSFSVWEKVMSKRKPLMHHWLSSAKSNLFKEAAVDAQGTKLNNLKFIAAVLMFVKTLKAALGDEKNVGVLLPSSSIGAIINMTLMVMGKVPVNLNYTLSPEVMEKALKKANISQVITSEKFLDKLNTKGFDFSQVVADKALFMENLGKSITKANKVRSFLTAFLAPQWWIKLRYFADVSLEDNATILFSSGSEGDPKGIELSHKNLLTNIKQIGELLNFHKDDVILNSLPIFHSFGLTVTTLLPLCEGIKMVSVADPTDGATVGKMCARHRVSILFGTSTFFRLYVRNKKFHPLMLQNVRMVIAGAEKLKADVKEAFKLKFGLEIYEGYGATETAPVASVNMPNLLDPETLQEFTFNQAGTVGMPLPGTIIKIVDPESLQELPVGEDGLILIGGGQVMKGYLNAPEKTAEVIVEIDGVRYYKTGDKGHIDHNGFITIVDRYSRFAKVGGEMISLGSVEEKLSQVFDEENQFVAVALSDDKKGESIVLLIKSALSLDEINERIKGLNVPPIMLPSQVFLVDEIPMLGSGKVDFKGAKNLAMSLVK, encoded by the coding sequence ATGAAACTCTTAAAATATGCTGGCTTTGTACCTTATTTAGCCATTGCCTTTATTAATGCCAGTGTGGATTTGGCACATAAAATTACCATTCAAAATGTGTTGCTGAAAAGTTTTTCAGGCGAGAGTTTGGTTATTTTAACGGCATTAATTAATGCCATGATTTTATTGCCATTTATTTTCTTATTTTCGCCTTCGGCATTTATTAACGATAAATTTTCTCGCACCAATGTGATTCGTTATAGCAGTTTAGCGGCTGTGCTGATCAGTGCTGGGATTTTATTGAGTTATATGACGGGTATGTTTGCTATTTCCTTTGTACTGACATTGATTTTGGCAGCGCAAAGTGCGGTCTATTCTCCGGCCAAATATAGCATTATTAAATCAATTGTGGGCACTGAAAATATCGGTATGGCAAACGGTGTCATTCAAGCGCTTACTATTGTAGCCATTCTATTTAGTTCTTTTGTATTTTCTTTCTTCTTTGAAGCGCATTATGTAGCATCAGATGATCCGAATGAAGTATTACAAAGTGTTTGGGTGATTGGTGTGGCGTTAGTATTACTGAGTGCACTAGAAGCCTATTTTGCTTTTAAAATCCCATTCTTTAAGCAAGAAGCTGAAAATACAGATGGTCAGTTTGATATGAGAAAATACCTTTCTTTAGGGTATTTAAAAGATAACGTTCGCACATTAAAAGCAGATCAAAATATTTGGTTGAGTGTCATTGGATTAAGCCTATTTTGGGGCGTGTCACAAATTATTGTGGCAGCATTCCCTGCGCATTATAAAGCAATGTTCAATGAAGATAATGCTATTGTCATTCAAGCGATTCTTGCGGTGAGCGGAATAGGGCTTGCGCTTGGTTCATATCTTGCAGGACGTGCTTCTCGTTTGCATATTGAGTTAGGTATTGTTCCGCTTGGTGCATTAGGTATTTGTGTGTCGTTATTCTTTTTAACCCTAGCCCAAAGTGGGGTGGTATTAGCACTTTGTTCTTTTGTCTTTGGTTTCTCTGGCGGTTTATTAATCGTGCCACTAAATGCAACTATTCAGTATTTCGCACCTGAGAAAATCAGCGGCAAAATCATGGCAGGTAACAACTTTGTACAAAACGTGTTTATGGTAGTGTTTTTGCTATTAAGCATTGTTTTTGTACAACTTAATGTTTCGACTCAAGGTTTATTCTTAGTGACTTCAGTTGCATGTTTTGCTGCGAGTTTATATACCATGTCGAAAGTGCCTCATTTATTTACGCGTTTATTCTTGCTCTTTGCGTTAAAAGCGAATTACCGTTTTCATGTGGATGGCTTAAAAAATCTTCCACAAAGTGGTGGAGTTCTATTATTAGGCAACCATATTAGCTGGATTGACTGGTTGGTGTTACAAGCGGCTAGCCCTCGTGCGATTAAATTTGTGATGTATCGTCCGATTTACAACAAATGGTATCTCACTTGGTTCTTCCGTATTTTCAAAGTCATCCCAATTGGTGGTGGTTCAAGCCGAGAATCTATTGAAACCATTCGTGAATATTTAGCGCGTGGCGAAGTGGTAGCTTTATTCCCAGAAGGCCATATCAGCTATAACGGTCAAATTAATGAGTTCCAAAAAGGCTTTGAGTACGTATTAAAAGATTTAGAGAATGTGACGACTGTTCCTTTCTATTTACGTGGATTATGGGGCAGCAGCTTCTCTCGTGCAGATTCTTTCTATAAGAATTTAACTAAACGCCAAGGTAAGCGTGAAATTTTAGTGGCATTTGGTAAACCCATTCATGGCTTTATTGATGCGACAGCGATGAAGCAAAAAGTACTCGAACTTTCTTTCTCCGTATGGGAAAAAGTCATGAGTAAACGTAAACCGCTTATGCATCATTGGTTGAGCTCGGCAAAATCGAATTTATTCAAAGAAGCGGCTGTTGATGCACAAGGCACTAAATTGAATAACCTGAAATTCATTGCTGCAGTGCTAATGTTTGTGAAAACCTTGAAAGCTGCTTTAGGGGATGAAAAAAATGTTGGTGTGTTATTACCAAGTTCATCAATTGGAGCAATTATTAATATGACCCTAATGGTGATGGGCAAAGTACCGGTAAATTTAAACTACACACTAAGCCCAGAAGTGATGGAAAAAGCGTTGAAAAAAGCCAACATTTCGCAAGTCATTACCTCTGAAAAATTCTTGGATAAGTTGAACACAAAAGGTTTTGATTTTAGCCAAGTGGTGGCTGATAAAGCCCTCTTTATGGAAAATTTAGGGAAATCGATCACTAAGGCTAATAAAGTGCGGTCATTTTTAACGGCGTTTTTGGCGCCACAATGGTGGATTAAATTACGTTACTTTGCAGACGTAAGCTTGGAAGATAATGCAACCATCTTATTCAGTAGTGGCAGTGAAGGTGATCCAAAAGGCATTGAATTAAGCCATAAAAACTTACTGACAAATATTAAACAGATCGGTGAATTATTAAACTTCCACAAAGATGATGTGATTTTGAATTCCTTACCAATTTTCCATTCATTCGGCTTAACAGTGACAACTTTATTGCCATTGTGTGAAGGCATTAAAATGGTAAGTGTAGCGGATCCGACGGATGGGGCGACAGTAGGAAAAATGTGTGCTCGACATCGGGTGAGTATTTTATTTGGTACTTCAACTTTCTTTAGATTGTATGTACGCAATAAGAAATTCCATCCGTTAATGCTACAAAACGTGCGTATGGTTATTGCGGGCGCCGAAAAATTGAAAGCGGATGTAAAAGAAGCCTTCAAACTTAAATTTGGCTTGGAAATTTACGAAGGTTATGGCGCAACTGAAACAGCACCGGTAGCTAGTGTGAATATGCCTAATTTACTTGATCCGGAAACCTTACAGGAATTTACCTTCAATCAAGCTGGTACAGTTGGTATGCCATTACCAGGCACCATTATTAAAATTGTGGATCCAGAAAGCTTGCAAGAATTACCAGTCGGCGAAGATGGTCTGATCTTGATTGGTGGTGGACAAGTCATGAAAGGTTATTTGAATGCACCAGAAAAAACAGCAGAAGTGATTGTTGAAATTGACGGTGTACGTTATTACAAAACCGGCGATAAAGGTCATATCGATCATAACGGCTTTATTACTATTGTGGATCGTTATTCTCGATTTGCTAAAGTCGGCGGCGAAATGATCAGTCTTGGCAGCGTGGAAGAGAAACTTTCACAAGTATTTGATGAAGAAAATCAATTTGTTGCCGTCGCCTTGAGCGATGATAAAAAAGGCGAGAGCATTGTACTTTTAATCAAATCTGCACTTTCTTTAGATGAGATCAATGAACGCATTAAAGGATTAAATGTACCGCCGATTATGCTACCAAGCCAAGTTTTCTTAGTGGATGAAATCCCGATGCTCGGAAGTGGTAAAGTGGATTTCAAAGGTGCGAAGAACTTAGCGATGAGTTTGGTTAAGTAA